GTTTGCAAATTTTGATTAACCAAATCAAACACCATGAGACAAAAGAATTGACCGCTCAATATCTAGCAACCTACATTGCAACGGTTGACGGTAACTTCCAACGTCAATTGGCTTCGACTCTTTCTTATACCAAGGACGAAACAACCCTCACCCATCTTTTAGAAGAATGGAAAAATAAGGATGTTGTAAAACCGCAGGATTTAGCAATGAGCTGGTACTTTACTTTCTTGCAACACGATTTCACACAAGGAACTGTCTGGACTTGGGCACGTGACAATTGGGATTGGATTAAAGCAGCTCTTGGTGGAGATATGAGTTTTGATAAATTTGTCATTTATCCAGCAAATATCTTTAAAACGCGTGAACGCTTGGCAGAATACAAGGCCTTCTTTGAGCCACAATTGTCTGATTTAGCTATCAGCCGTAACATTAGTATGGGAATCAAAGAAATTTCCGCTCGTATTGATTTGATTGACAAAGAAAAAGCAGCTGTTGAAGCAGCAATCAAAGCGACAGTATAACAGTATAGAAAAGAAAAGGTTGAATGCGAATTTCAGCCTTTTCTTATTGCATTTTGCTGTTTTATTAAAAAAGTGATAGTTTTTGAAAGAAAGTGCTTGACTTTGAAATGAATTGGTGTATAATAAATCTGTAAACGATTGCAGGAAGGGGTGAGGTCTATCTTAAAATCAGAGCGCAAACAGGTGATTTTAGAAGAAATCAATCGTCATCAAGTTGTTTCTCTGGATAGCTTAGTTCGTTTGTTAAATACGTCTGAATCAACAGTGCGTAGGGATTTAGATGAATTGGAAGATGAAAGAAAGCTGCGCCGGATTCACGGTGGAGCAGAAAGCATTCATTTCCTTCAAGAGGAAGAAAGCAATCAAGAAAAATCTATCAAAAACGTTCAAGATAAATTGCGAATTGCTCAAAAAGCGGCGGAATTGATACAAGAACAGGATGTTATTTTTATTGATGCTGGAACGACAAATGAATTGTTAATCAATGAGCTTTCAAGCAAACATATGACGGTTGTAACCAACTCCATTCACCATGCTACAAAGTTAGTTGAGAAAAACATTCCAACGGTTATTATCGGAGGAGTTGTCAAAAGCTCAACAGATGCTAGTATCGGTGGTGTTGCTTTGAATCAAATTGGTCAGTTGAATTTCAACAAAGCCTTTATTGGTATGAATGGAATTGATGAAAATTTCTATACAACGCCTGATATGGAAGAAGGAGCAGTCAAACGAGCGATTCTTGAAAACGCCAAGCAGACCTACATCTTAGCTGATGCTTCAAAAATCGGTCATTCCTCTTTCGTGAAAGTCGCCCCTATCAAACGTGCTAGCATTATTACGAGTGCATGCGCTAATGAGCAATTGGAAAAGATAAAAGAAAAAACGGAGGTTATTGAAGTATGATTTATACTGTTACGCTTAACCCTTCTATTGACTATATTGTCCGTTTGGATAAGGTCAATGTTGGAAGCGTGAATCGTATGGAGAGCGATGATAAATTTGCTGGTGGAAAAGGCATCAACGTCAGTCGTGTGCTCAAACGTTTGGGAATTGACAATACAGCGACTGGCTTTATCGGTGGCTTTACTGGAAAATTTATTACTGATACCTTGGAAAATGAAGCGATTGCGACTAAATTTGTCCAAGTGTCAGAGGATACGCGTATCAACGTTAAGATTAAAGCAGACGCTGAGACAGAAATCAATGGAACGGGTCCGACTGTCTCACCAGAGCAATTGGTAGCCTTAAAAGATATTCTTTCAGGGCTTTCAGAGAAAGATACAGTTGTCTTTGCAGGGTCAAGCAATAAAAATCTAGGAAATGTCGTCTATAAAGAGTTAATTAGCTTGACGAGACAAACTGGAGCACAAGTCGTTTGTGATTTCGAGGGACAAACACTTATTGATTCACTAGAGTTTCAACCATTATTGGTAAAACCCAACAATCACGAGTTAGGTGATATTTTTGGAGTGAAGCTGGAAAAATTGGATGAGATTGAAAAATACGCTCGTGAAATTCTAGCTAAAGGTGCGCAACATGTCATTATTTCTATGGCAGGAGACGGTGCGCTTTTGGTAACAAAGGACGGAGCTTATTTTGCAAAACCAATCAAGGGAATCGTAAAAAATTCTGTCGGAGCTGGTGACTCAATGGTTGCAGGCTTTACTGGCGAATTTGTCTGTTCAGGAAATGCTGTTGAAGCCTTCAAATGGGGAGTAGCTTGCGGGACGGCAACAACTTTCTCTGATGACTTGGCAACAGCCGATTTTATTAACGAAACGTATGAAAAAGTAGAGGTAGAAAAAATATGAAAATTCAGGATTTACTGAGAAAAGATGTGATGTTGCTTGATTTACAAGCAACTGAAAAAACAGCTGCTATTGATGAAATGATTCGCAGTTTAGTTGACCACGGTTATGTGACAGATTTTGAAACATTCAAAGAAGGAATCTTGGCTCGTGAAGCTTTAACGTCAACGGGTTTAGGTGACGGGATTGCCATGCCGCACAGTAAAAATGCGGCAGTCAAAGAAGCAACTGTTCTTTTTGCAAAATCAAACAAGGGTGTGGATTATGAAAGTTTAG
This Streptococcus anginosus DNA region includes the following protein-coding sequences:
- a CDS encoding DeoR/GlpR family DNA-binding transcription regulator, whose product is MLKSERKQVILEEINRHQVVSLDSLVRLLNTSESTVRRDLDELEDERKLRRIHGGAESIHFLQEEESNQEKSIKNVQDKLRIAQKAAELIQEQDVIFIDAGTTNELLINELSSKHMTVVTNSIHHATKLVEKNIPTVIIGGVVKSSTDASIGGVALNQIGQLNFNKAFIGMNGIDENFYTTPDMEEGAVKRAILENAKQTYILADASKIGHSSFVKVAPIKRASIITSACANEQLEKIKEKTEVIEV
- the pfkB gene encoding 1-phosphofructokinase, which translates into the protein MIYTVTLNPSIDYIVRLDKVNVGSVNRMESDDKFAGGKGINVSRVLKRLGIDNTATGFIGGFTGKFITDTLENEAIATKFVQVSEDTRINVKIKADAETEINGTGPTVSPEQLVALKDILSGLSEKDTVVFAGSSNKNLGNVVYKELISLTRQTGAQVVCDFEGQTLIDSLEFQPLLVKPNNHELGDIFGVKLEKLDEIEKYAREILAKGAQHVIISMAGDGALLVTKDGAYFAKPIKGIVKNSVGAGDSMVAGFTGEFVCSGNAVEAFKWGVACGTATTFSDDLATADFINETYEKVEVEKI